Within the Roseicitreum antarcticum genome, the region GTTCGCGCGCGCCGGTGATTCCGTCGCGGCCCCGGTCCGACACATCCGCTAACGCTACGCCGCGTCCCTCGGCGGCGGCCTCGCCCAGCATCAGCGCAGTGCCCGAGGGTGCGTCGACCTTGTGGCGGTGATGCGCTTCGATCACCTCGATGTCATACTCTTCGTCCAGCGCGGCGGCGACCTTGCGGGTCAGTTGCACCAGAAGGTTGACGCCAAGACTCATGTTGCCCGCGCGCACGATGGTGTTGCGCTGCCCGGCTGCGGCGATGGCTGCCAGATCATCTTCGGAAAATCCGGTGGTGCCGATGATATGCGCGACGCCCACGTCCGCCGCATGCCGGGCCAGCGCCACGCTTGCCGCCGGTGCGGTGAAGTCGATTACCACATCGGCCCCATGCAGCGCCGCCGCCATGTCGTCCGTGATGCGCACATCGGTGCCTGGGCCTGCCATTTCGCCCAGCCGCGGACTGCCTGCCCGTTCCAGCGCGCCGGTCAGCCGCGCGGTCGGATGTGCCACGATATGCCCGATCAGCATTTGCCCCATGCGCCCGGTTGCGCCCGTTACCAAGATGTTTGTCATTCCCTGCGCTCCGTCTGGTCACCACATTCCGCCTATCCCATAGCGGTGGGTGCGAAAAATGGCAAAGCCTCCGTTGCGGGGGCGCGGGCTTTGGCTTAGATGGAGTTTATGGCACAAAACCGATCTTCCATGGGCAAGGGCCCGACCCAACGGCAGCTTCGCGTGGCGGAGCTGATCCGACGCACCTTGTCCGACGTTCTGGCGCGCGGTGACGTGCATGACCCGGAACTGACCCGCGTCAGCATCACCGTGGGCGAGGTGCGGACATCGCCCGACCTGAAGGTCGCCACGGTTTTCGTGATGCCGCTGGGTGGGCTGAACCGCGATGAGGTTCTGCTGGCGCTTCGGCGTAACAAGTCAGAGCTGCGGCGCGCGGTCTCCAAGGCGCTGACGCTCAAGTTCGCGCCTGACCTGAAGTTTGCGCTGGATGAAACCTTCGATCAGATGGATGAGACGCGGCGTCTTTTCTCGGACGCGCAGGTGTTGCGCGACATTGCAGCGCCTGATGAGGATGAGGCCGATCAGTCAAACCCGGGCGACGGCGATGATGATCCGGCACGTCGTTAGGGCGGGTCTGGCAAGCCTTTGGTTGGCTGGCGGCGCCACTGCCGATACCTGTGCGAAGTTTGCGCATGATGAGCAGAGCTATACCGTGTGCACCGCCGCTACCGGTCAGGACCTGCGCTTGTTTCTGAATGATGCTGACGGGGCTGCCTATGGCTCTTTCGCGCGGGTCGATGCGGCGCTTGGCGCGTCCGGTCAGGTGCTCGCCTTTGCGATGAACGCTGGCATGTACCACCGCGACCGCAGCCCGGTGGGCCTGTATCAGGAGCGCGGCGAACAGGCGATGCGGCTGATAACATCGGCGGGGCCGGGCAATTTCGGGTTGTTGCCAAACGGGGTGTTCTGCATCCGTGACGATGGTTTCGCCGTGGTGGAAACCACAGATTATGCCGGCGGTGATCCCGGCTGCCGCGATGCCAGCCAGTCGGGGCCGATGCTGGTGATTGATGGCGCGCTGCATCCCCGGTTCCTTGAAAACTCGGACTCGCGCTATGTGCGCAACGGGGTGGGCGTCAGCGCCGATGGGACACAGGCAGTGTTTGCGATCTCGGACGGGCCGGTGACGTTTCACGAATTTGGTCGCCTGTTTCGTGACGGGCTGGGCCTGCCGCAGGCGCTGTATTTCGATGGCAATATCTCGCGCCTGCACGCGCCGGGGATCGGGCGGTCGGACTGGGGCTTGCCGATGGGGCCGATTGTCGGGCTGGTCGTGGATATTGACGCGGCAGGCGTGGCAGACTAACACCCGCGCCTGATCTTAACAGGGGGCAATGGTTTGGCACGCAAGCGGAAGGGTCGCGATATTTCTGGCTGGCTGGTAGTGGACAAGCCTGCGGGCATCACGTCGACCTCGGTGGTCAACAAGGTCCGCTGGGCGATGGATGCGAAGAAGGCGGGCCATGCGGGCACCTTGGACCCGGCTGCAACCGGCGTGCTGGCGATCGCCTTGGGCGAGGCCACCAAGACTGTGCCCTACATTACCGATGCGCTGAAGTGCTACCGCTTCATGGTGCGGCTGGGTCAGGCGACCAACACCGATGATGCCGAAGGCACCGTGATCGCGCAAAGCGATACGCGCCCCACCGACACGCAGATTTCCGATGCCCTGCACGCGTTTCGCGGCGATATCCAGCAGGTGCCACCGCAATTCTCTGCCGTGAAGGTCGAGGGCGAGCGTGCCTATGACATTGCCCGTGCCGGCGATGAGATGGAGTTGGCCGCCCGCCCGTTGTGGGTGGATGCGCTGGACATTATCGCGCGCCCGGATGCCGATCATGTGGAGTTGCAGATGGTCTGTGGCAAGGGCGGCTATGTGCGGTCCATCGCGCGCGATCTGGGTGCTGCGCTGGGGTGCTACGGCCATGTGGCATGGCTGCGCCGCACCTGGTCCGGGCCGTTCGACGTTGCCGACGGGGTGACGCTGGCGCTGATCGAGGAACTGGCTGGCACCGGTGGCCTTGATGCGCATCTGCGCCCCTTGGAGGCTGGATTGACCGATCTGCCCGAACTGCCTGCGACGCCTGACGGGGCCGCCCGGCTGCGCAATGGCAATCCGGGCATGGTTCTGGCGTCGGATGTCGAATACGGCGATGAGGCATGGGCAAGCTACCAGGGGCAGGCCGTCGCAGTCGGCGTTTATAAAGCAGGCGAACTGCATCCGGCGCGCGTGTTCAACCTGCCCTGAACCCTGTCCGCACGCGTGCGGCGCAGATGGGGGCATTACCACGCTTCGCGGGTGCCCCCACGCGCCATCCCAGCGCCCCACGCCCCTTGGCAACGACGCGCTGTGATGGCGTGCGCCGTGCTGGCGCCACGCCCTTTCCATGGATCAGGCCCCGGCAATGCCGGGGCCTGATCTGGGAGGAAAGCAATGTAAGGGAACGGGCTCAGCTATCGTCCATGCCACCCATTCCGCCCATACCGCCAGGTTGCATCGGCATCATGCCCATCATGTTGCCGTCGTCCGTGGGGGTTTCGCAGGTGCTGTTGTTCCAATAAAGGATCTCGCCGGTTTCGTCGCTGCGCACCGCGGTGAATTCGCTGGTGTCGCAAGCCATCGCCTCGGCACCTGCGGGGGCGTTCTGGGCATAGGCGGGGGCGCTGATCGAGAGCAAAAGGGCGATGATGGGAAGGGTTTTCATGGTGTCGTCTCCTGTTGATACATCTATTTTAGAGGCGCGGTTGCGGCCTGCGCTGTAACTGGCCCACGCCAAACGCGGGACATGTGAGGGTTACGGGGCGCTGCATCGGAAAGTTGCGCGGCGCGCCTTTTTTTGTGTGATGCGCAGGCCGTGCATCCTGCGCTGGACGGCCATGCGCGCATTTGCTAGGCCGTGCGGATGATCACGCGCAGCCACACCAAGGGGGATGCCCCCTCCGTTGCAGTCTATTCCGATTGCATGGCCTATCGCTATCTCTTGGCGCGGGTATGGGATGCGGCAGGGACGAAGGCGCTGTTCGTGATGCTCAACCCTTCGACTGCGACCGAGGTACAGAACGATCCGACGGTCGAACGGTGCGAGCGTCGCGCCCGCGCGTTGGGTTTCGGAGCGTTCAGGGTGTGCAATATTTTCGCTTACCGTGCCACCGACCCGCGCCAGATGCGCGCGCAGCCAGACCCGGTCGGCCCCGAAAACGACGGGGCTATTGCCGACAGCGCGGACTGGGCGGACCAGATCATCTGCGCTTGGGGGACCCATGGCGCGCATCTGGGGCGGGGCCCAGCGGTTGCGGGGCTGTTGCGCGAAACGGGGGCGACATTGTATCATCTGGGGCTGTCGAAGGCTGGGCACCCCAAGCATCCGCTGTATATCGCCTATGGCCAGCAGCCGCAGCGATGGGGCTTGCCGGGGTAGCGTCGCGCGGGCAGACTGCCTGACAGGATGGCCCAAGCGTGGAGAACCGGCATGCACCATATCAGCGGTTTTGACCAAAGCTATATCGAGGTCAATGGCATCCGGCTATCGGTCCATCAGGCGGGCTCGGGGGTGCCGCTGATCTTGTTGCACGGCTATCCGCAGAACCATATGTGCTGGGCGCGTGTCGCGCCTGCACTGGCGCAGCGGTTTCATGTCATCATTCCTGATCTGCGGGGCTATGGTGACAGTGACGCCCCGCCCGACGACGCGGATCACACGACTTACGCCAAGCGGACCATGGCCAGCGATGTCGTGGGCCTGATGGACGCGCTGGGGCTGGTGCGGGCCCATGTGCTGGGCCATGACCGGGGCGGGCGTGTGGCCTACCGGCTGGCGTTGGATCACCCGGACAGGGTGGACCGGCTGGGCATCATCGAGATCGTGCCGACCGGGGATTTCTGGGCGGCCTGGGGCGCTGATCTGGCGATCAAAGCCTATCACTGGACCTTTCTGGCACAACCCGCGCCCCTGCCCGAACGCATGATCGGGGCCGACCCGGTGGGCTATATCGATTGGACGCTGCAAAGCTGGACCCTGGCGCAAAGCCTTGACGCCTTTCCCGCCGCTTCGCTGGAAAGCTATCGCGCGCAGGCCCGTGACCCCGCCCGCATTCATGCGATGTGCGCAGATTACCGTGCCGGGGCGACGTTCGACCGTGCGCTGGATGATGCTGATCGCGCCGCCGGGCGGAAGATCACGGCACCGCTGCGGTTCCTTTGGGCGGCGGACGGGTTTCCTGCGCGGACCGGCGACCCAGCCGGCGTCTGGCGCGCTTGGGCCGATGACGTGAGTGACGCGTCGTGCACCAGTGGACATTTCGCGATGGAAGAGGCCCCCGATGCGGTGCTGGCGACCTTCTTGCCGTTTTTTGATGCCGAGCGGGCGGGCGAATAGCCCGAAACAGGCCACGCCTGCCCTCACTGCATCTGGATCACATCCTTGTCGATGGACAGGACATAGCCCTGCCGGGTGATGTTCTGGATCAGCACCTCGCTCAGCAACTGGTTGCCCAAGGTATCGCGCAGGCGTTTGATCCGCGTGGCGCCTGCGGCCTCATCGCAATCGGCAGCGTCGCGGCCGGAGATGACGGCCTCGATCTCGGCGCCTGAAAGGATGTCACCATCCATCCGTGCCTCGGCCAGTACAGCCAGCGTTTCTATCGCGGCATCGGTCAGGCGGAAGGTCATGTCATTGATACCGACGGTTCGCGCGGTGCGGCTGATGATGAGCGATGACACCTGAATGCCGGTCTTTTCCACCTGCGCCATCCGCCGGTTCAGGACGATCAACAGCGTGACCAGCACCATGGAGGTGACCAGCAGCGCCGTGGCAAAGATCAGCAGCACAAAGATCACGATGCGGTAGGATGTCAGCGTTTCGGCGAAGGCAGTACCCGACAGCGCCAGGATCTCCAGCAGCTTGATCTCGGCCTGCGCGGTCAGCCCGGCGTTTTCGACAAAGATCCGCTCGACCCGGGTGTTGAAGGCATCGGCGCTGGGCAGCGAGAGGAACAAGAAGGTGGCAGCCGTCAGCAAGATCGCGACAATCGCCGCCATGCCCCAGATCACGGCACGGCTGCCGATCCGCGATAGCTCAGTAGCGGAGGAAGGATTGTCCCGCATGCGCCCTCCGTGATGCCAGCCCCTCGGGTCCGAAAGTGCCCTCTATTTGCAGCAAGGTCCAGCCATCTGCGGATAGCCGCGGGGCAAGGTGCGCCGCCGCCGCCTGAGCATCGCCGCAGGCGGCCTGGGGCAGCTCGACCACACCATATTGCAGACGCAGCGGGTTGTCCTGCTTTGCCTTGTAATCGGCATAGCAGTCGGCGGCGAAGGCCGGAGTGCCGAGGCAAAGGGCGAGGGTCACGGCCAAGATTGCGCGATGTGTTTTCATGCCCCGACTATGGGCGGCAACAGTCGGATATTCAATATCAACGCGCGGTGGGCGCCCCTGCTATCGGATAACGCCGCGCCGATATTGCCTGACACATCCCCCAAAGCCCAGCCTGTCTGCACGAAGTCTCCGACCCGTTGCGGCGCGCTGGCCATCATGCCTTGCCGATCTGCATCGGATCTTTGCAAGCGGCCGCTGGACCGGCCAAGGCTGAAAGGGAATGCCAATGTCTGTTACCCATATCCTGCACCGTCACTTTCGCCGCCGCGTGGTGGGGGTGATCTCCGGGGCGGCGCTGATCGTTGCGGCGGTCGTCTCGGGCGCCGCCCCGGCGCGCGCCTCGAACGACGATCTGATCCGCTTTTTGCTGGGGGCCGCGACAGTCGCCGTGATCGTACACAGCTTCAACGACCGTGACCCCGATCTGGCGCCTGGCAGGCGATATGGCCCCAACGAAGTGCCCGGTCATTGCGCCGAAACCCTGCGTGTGCGTCATCGCGACATGACGGTCTACAATGCCCGCTGTCTGTCGCAGGCTGGCGTGGTCAACCTGCCGCAGCGTTGCCTTGAGTCGGTCCAGACCAACCGAGGCAGCCGGGATGTCTATCGCGGGAATTGTCTGGAGCGCTCGGGCTATCGCGTGGCGGCGAGCCCTACTGACCGCCCCGGCCGCGATGGCCCGGCCCGGCCCCATCGCCCGGTGGCCGAGGTGCTGCCGCAATATTGCGCCCTGAATTACCGGCAGGGCGGTCAACGTCTGCGCGGATATGACGGCATCTGTCTGGAGCAGGCCGGATTACGGCGCCTGCCCCAAGCCTGCGCGATTCAGGCCCGGGGGCGGCTGCGCGGCCAGACAATTTATGACGCAGATTGCCTTATTTCTGTTGGCTACCGTCGCAGATGACCTAAGTTTTTTAAACCGCGTTGGTCAATAATTAACGAGTGTCTGTTTGAACAGTGCAGTGTTACGAGTAAATCGCGTAAATTGTGTTGCAGGCCAGCTTGCGGGGGAGGGGTGTACCAGTCGGTGCACCCCTCTTTCCATTGCAACGCATGGGCTGGTTTGTGCGGCAGCGGGACCATTTCGTCCTTGCCGCGCGGGGTGCAGGCTGGTCTTACAGGGTCATGACCCGCATCGTCCCCGACTTCAGCTTTGAGACGCTGGCCGCCGAACGCGGCTGCAGCTTTGTTGTGGGGGTGGATGAGGTCGGGCGCGGTCCGCTGGCCGGACCGGTCACAGCGGCGGCGGTGCGGCTTCTTCCCGGGGCCATCCCAGAGGGTCTGGCGGATTCCAAGACGCTGAGCGCAGCACAGCGCGTGGCCCTTGCGGCGCAGATCATGTCCTGCGCCGAGGTCGGGGTGGGCCATGCGTCAGTCGTCGAGATTGACGCGATCAACATTTTGCAAGCCAGCTTCGTGGCGATGCGCCGGGCGATCGCAGCCCTGCCGCAGGCGCCCGATCATCTGCTGATCGACGGCAACCGCCTGCCACAAGATCTGCCCTGCGCTGCGGAACCCATCGTCAAGGGTGATGCGCGCTGCCTGTCGATCGCCGCCGCCTCTATCGTGGCGAAAGTGACGCGAGACGCCATCATGGCGGGCCTGGACGCGCAATATCCGGGCTATGGCTGGGTTCGAAACGCCGGATATCCGACCGCAGCGCATAAATTGGCCTTGCGCGCCCTTGGTGTGACCCCCGTCCATAGGCGTTCGTTCGCACCAGTGCGCAATATCTTGTGTGAAGAAAATTAAATAACCCACTGATTCAAAAAGAAATTGACGCCGAATCGACTTTGACTCATCTTAGGGGTCAATCAAACAAGCGCGAAAACGCGCGGGATGAGGCAGCGATGGCAGTAAAGACAAAACCGGGGGCGGCAACGCTTCCCCTGAACGAAATTCTTGGTGGTGATTGTATCGAAGTGATGAACGGCCTGCCCGAAGGCAGCGTCGATCTGATCTTTGCCGACCCACCCTACAACTTACAATTGCGCGGCGACCTGCATCGCCCCGACAACAGCCGCGTCGATGCTGTGGACGATGCCTGGGACCAGTTTGCCAGCTTCGCCACCTACGACAAGTTCACCCGCGAGTGGTTGGCCGCCGCGCGGCGTTTGCTGAAGCCCAACGGGGCGATCTGGGTTATCGGGTCGTACCACAACATCTTCCGCGTGGGTGCGGCGTTGCAAGATGCGGGGTTCTGGATCCTGAACGACGTGGTGTGGCGCAAATCCAATCCCATGCCGAATTTTCGGGGCAAGCGATTTACGAATGCCCATGAA harbors:
- the dapB gene encoding 4-hydroxy-tetrahydrodipicolinate reductase, with the protein product MTNILVTGATGRMGQMLIGHIVAHPTARLTGALERAGSPRLGEMAGPGTDVRITDDMAAALHGADVVIDFTAPAASVALARHAADVGVAHIIGTTGFSEDDLAAIAAAGQRNTIVRAGNMSLGVNLLVQLTRKVAAALDEEYDIEVIEAHHRHKVDAPSGTALMLGEAAAEGRGVALADVSDRGRDGITGARERGRIGFAAIRGGDIIGEHDVLFAADGERITLRHVASDRAVFARGAIRAALWSVGKPHGEYSMIDVLGL
- the rbfA gene encoding 30S ribosome-binding factor RbfA produces the protein MAQNRSSMGKGPTQRQLRVAELIRRTLSDVLARGDVHDPELTRVSITVGEVRTSPDLKVATVFVMPLGGLNRDEVLLALRRNKSELRRAVSKALTLKFAPDLKFALDETFDQMDETRRLFSDAQVLRDIAAPDEDEADQSNPGDGDDDPARR
- a CDS encoding phosphodiester glycosidase family protein, which translates into the protein MIRHVVRAGLASLWLAGGATADTCAKFAHDEQSYTVCTAATGQDLRLFLNDADGAAYGSFARVDAALGASGQVLAFAMNAGMYHRDRSPVGLYQERGEQAMRLITSAGPGNFGLLPNGVFCIRDDGFAVVETTDYAGGDPGCRDASQSGPMLVIDGALHPRFLENSDSRYVRNGVGVSADGTQAVFAISDGPVTFHEFGRLFRDGLGLPQALYFDGNISRLHAPGIGRSDWGLPMGPIVGLVVDIDAAGVAD
- the truB gene encoding tRNA pseudouridine(55) synthase TruB; translation: MARKRKGRDISGWLVVDKPAGITSTSVVNKVRWAMDAKKAGHAGTLDPAATGVLAIALGEATKTVPYITDALKCYRFMVRLGQATNTDDAEGTVIAQSDTRPTDTQISDALHAFRGDIQQVPPQFSAVKVEGERAYDIARAGDEMELAARPLWVDALDIIARPDADHVELQMVCGKGGYVRSIARDLGAALGCYGHVAWLRRTWSGPFDVADGVTLALIEELAGTGGLDAHLRPLEAGLTDLPELPATPDGAARLRNGNPGMVLASDVEYGDEAWASYQGQAVAVGVYKAGELHPARVFNLP
- a CDS encoding DUF1643 domain-containing protein, with protein sequence MITRSHTKGDAPSVAVYSDCMAYRYLLARVWDAAGTKALFVMLNPSTATEVQNDPTVERCERRARALGFGAFRVCNIFAYRATDPRQMRAQPDPVGPENDGAIADSADWADQIICAWGTHGAHLGRGPAVAGLLRETGATLYHLGLSKAGHPKHPLYIAYGQQPQRWGLPG
- a CDS encoding alpha/beta fold hydrolase; translation: MHHISGFDQSYIEVNGIRLSVHQAGSGVPLILLHGYPQNHMCWARVAPALAQRFHVIIPDLRGYGDSDAPPDDADHTTYAKRTMASDVVGLMDALGLVRAHVLGHDRGGRVAYRLALDHPDRVDRLGIIEIVPTGDFWAAWGADLAIKAYHWTFLAQPAPLPERMIGADPVGYIDWTLQSWTLAQSLDAFPAASLESYRAQARDPARIHAMCADYRAGATFDRALDDADRAAGRKITAPLRFLWAADGFPARTGDPAGVWRAWADDVSDASCTSGHFAMEEAPDAVLATFLPFFDAERAGE
- a CDS encoding winged helix-turn-helix domain-containing protein, giving the protein MRDNPSSATELSRIGSRAVIWGMAAIVAILLTAATFLFLSLPSADAFNTRVERIFVENAGLTAQAEIKLLEILALSGTAFAETLTSYRIVIFVLLIFATALLVTSMVLVTLLIVLNRRMAQVEKTGIQVSSLIISRTARTVGINDMTFRLTDAAIETLAVLAEARMDGDILSGAEIEAVISGRDAADCDEAAGATRIKRLRDTLGNQLLSEVLIQNITRQGYVLSIDKDVIQMQ
- a CDS encoding ribonuclease HII — translated: MTRIVPDFSFETLAAERGCSFVVGVDEVGRGPLAGPVTAAAVRLLPGAIPEGLADSKTLSAAQRVALAAQIMSCAEVGVGHASVVEIDAINILQASFVAMRRAIAALPQAPDHLLIDGNRLPQDLPCAAEPIVKGDARCLSIAAASIVAKVTRDAIMAGLDAQYPGYGWVRNAGYPTAAHKLALRALGVTPVHRRSFAPVRNILCEEN